The Pygocentrus nattereri isolate fPygNat1 chromosome 1, fPygNat1.pri, whole genome shotgun sequence genome window below encodes:
- the LOC108439138 gene encoding nuclear body protein SP140-like protein: MTGTKRFRLAEEEQIKIRNHSRKRKMILRPSPVHNFNQETACSPSVNKRLGDHYRNKQDLLVCCGDKGGLLHREKFNNSEPCISSEGQWFTPSQFEKFGGKEKNKKWKTSIFYRELPLQTLIEGGLLSSPSFKQKKIQDEESSPVGRDSLGQPKCKRALFTSSGSTRHVAISESSAKAEEDNTGPVHPFVFQTLTLPVSCGSVNGVLYKCRFASGSRSKSIRTEERWFTPEEFVKQELTLIDGHWKKDIQCHGKTLNYLLEKQILVEHCQWCSCSHCSTMEQDLLHETNDDECFICNMGGYLLCCDECPRAFHHQCHVPAVQDDSLGEKWMCTFCVLKTNQRCRQPRQMTEKEALDSSISQYILSS, translated from the exons atGACTGGGACTAAGAGATTCAGACTGGCTGAAGAAGAGCAAATAAAGATAAGAAATCACAGCAGGAAGAGAAAGATGATACTGAGACCGTCACCTGTCCATAATTTTAATCAGGAGACTGCATGCA GCCCTTCAGTGAACAAGAGGCTGGGAGACCACTACAGGAACAAACAGGATCTTTTAGTCTGCTGTGGAGATAAAGGAGGCCTATTGCACAGGGAAAAGTTCAACAACA GTGAGCCATGCATCTCCTCTGAAGGACAGTGGTTCACACCCTCACAGTTTGAGAAGTTTGGGggaaaggagaaaaacaaaaagtggaAAACTAGCATCTTTTATCGCGAGCTTCCTTTACAAACACTCATAGAG GGGGGCTTGCTTTCCTCTCCATCATTTAAACAAAAGAAGATTCAGGATGAAGAG TCTTCACCTGTTGGCAGGGACTCACTGGGACAG CCAAAATGCAAGAGAGCGCTGTTTACATCAAGTGGAAGTACCAGACATGTTGCAA TTTCAGAGTCCAGTGCTAAAGCAGAAGAAGACAACACAGGGCCAGTGCATCCATTTGTGTTTCAAACTCTTACTTTACCGGTCAGCTGTGGTTCTGTCAATGGGGTTTTATATAAATGCAGATTTGCCTCAG GGTCACGCAGTAAAAGCATCCGCACAGAGGAGCGCTGGTTCACTCCGGAGGAGTTTGTAAAGCAGGAGTTAACTCTGATAGACGGGCACTGGAAGAAAGATATTCAGTGTCATGGCAAAACATTAAACTACCTGCTGGAG AAGCAGATCCTGGTGGAACATTGCCAGTGGTGTAGTTGTAGTCATTGCAGTACTATGGAGCAGGATCTG CTTCATGAGACAAATGATGATGAGTGCTTCATCTGTAACATGGGAGGTTACCTGCTGTGCTGTGATGAATGTCCAAGAGCTTTCCATCATCAGTGCCATGTACCGGCTGTGCAGGACGATTCACTGGG AGAAAAGTGGATGTGCACTTTCTGTGTGTTGAAGACCAACCAGAGATGCCGGCAGCCCAGACAGATGACCGAAAAAGAAGCTCTGGACAGTTCCATTTCTCAGTATATACTTAGCTCTTAG